One genomic region from Cellulomonas hominis encodes:
- a CDS encoding DNA methyltransferase, producing the protein MWVLDGDPAAPAAAVLVSLDGAHGQVELHLSAAADLLAQLDEPPALICVDPPYGLGVGRGTRHDVGARTYGRDNGQVVPGYVDVDPGAYREFTSQWVDAAARALTPGGYLAAITGPQQAAWVQVAAEDAGLTYVNSLAVGRVFALRTTRRFAHAHWTVTIMCSGPLRSPARIFTPPPDLPRARSGAHYPLDLWPIGDVGRADARPGQPRYANSLPVPLVDRVVGALTRPATPARRDLVCDPFVGGGTTALVALRRGLRFIGGDLNPRALGFTAARLSADRAPSEAVA; encoded by the coding sequence GTGTGGGTGCTCGACGGCGACCCCGCCGCCCCGGCCGCCGCCGTCCTGGTCAGCCTGGACGGCGCGCACGGGCAGGTTGAGCTGCACCTGTCCGCCGCTGCCGACCTCCTCGCCCAGCTGGACGAACCGCCCGCCCTGATCTGCGTCGACCCGCCCTACGGCCTGGGCGTGGGCCGCGGCACCCGGCACGACGTCGGGGCCCGCACCTACGGCCGCGACAACGGCCAGGTGGTGCCCGGGTACGTCGACGTCGACCCCGGCGCCTACCGGGAGTTCACCAGCCAGTGGGTGGACGCCGCGGCCCGCGCGCTCACCCCCGGTGGGTACCTGGCCGCCATCACCGGCCCGCAGCAGGCCGCCTGGGTGCAGGTCGCCGCCGAGGACGCCGGCCTGACCTACGTCAACTCCCTCGCCGTCGGGAGGGTGTTCGCGCTGCGGACCACCCGCCGGTTCGCCCACGCGCACTGGACCGTGACCATCATGTGCTCGGGGCCGTTGCGCTCCCCGGCACGCATCTTCACGCCGCCGCCGGACCTGCCGCGCGCCCGCTCCGGCGCCCACTACCCGCTGGACCTGTGGCCCATCGGAGACGTCGGCCGCGCAGACGCTCGCCCCGGCCAGCCGCGCTACGCGAACAGCCTGCCGGTCCCGCTCGTCGACCGTGTCGTGGGCGCCCTTACCCGCCCCGCCACACCTGCCCGCCGCGACTTGGTCTGCGACCCGTTCGTGGGGGGCGGCACCACCGCGCTCGTCGCGCTGCGGCGCGGATTGCGGTTCATCGGCGGCGACCTCAACCCGCGCGCGCTCGGCTTCACCGCCGCCCGCCTCAGCGCCGACCGCGCCCCCAGCGAGGCCGTCGCATGA
- a CDS encoding GNAT family N-acetyltransferase, translating to MTRAARPDVVVRPVGVADAQAWAAFLVAAQAHTYGPLAPEGFGERRLAEVDEAAEELTRLLADPAGWHGVLAERGGVVVAVAAAGPAPAPWEEDLGLVPPPTDTQLDKIYIDPTEHGTGLADRLLAAVLAPGPAYLWLIDGNERAERFYTRRGFVPLDEQIPAGESWGNIPMHRMVRA from the coding sequence GTGACCCGAGCCGCCCGTCCCGACGTCGTCGTGCGTCCCGTCGGGGTCGCCGACGCCCAGGCCTGGGCCGCGTTCCTCGTAGCCGCGCAAGCGCACACGTACGGACCGCTCGCCCCGGAGGGGTTCGGGGAGCGGCGGCTCGCGGAGGTCGACGAGGCCGCCGAGGAGCTCACCCGCCTCCTCGCCGACCCGGCGGGGTGGCACGGTGTGCTCGCCGAACGGGGCGGGGTCGTCGTCGCGGTCGCGGCCGCCGGCCCGGCTCCGGCCCCGTGGGAGGAGGACCTCGGGCTGGTGCCGCCGCCCACCGACACCCAGCTCGACAAGATCTACATCGACCCCACCGAGCACGGCACCGGCCTCGCGGACCGACTGCTGGCTGCCGTGCTGGCACCCGGGCCCGCGTACCTGTGGCTCATCGACGGCAACGAGCGCGCCGAGCGCTTCTACACCCGACGCGGGTTCGTGCCGCTCGACGAGCAGATCCCCGCCGGCGAGTCGTGGGGGAACATCCCGATGCACCGGATGGTGCGGGCCTGA
- a CDS encoding PcfJ domain-containing protein: MSDLEHPVLAALARASLYDAAATVEVHPDAPVLAPSGGLVLASVLADTRGLARRGGRLERGHRVEVVRERVELFQPDPNAAIYRFRRGEMLAGTAASGKGFSRWATREWVRLRVMADGRWLTTAMASSGASAYFNRYVYSTAPGETSFPQAVRAFAHVAPAPRTYEDCFPLLDAGGARQLWQTAPLPAAMMNAFAGAGPEDTPALTRALFGARRYRKDLARAVAGTIHPGRLPDPRLLTGCLLAPYVPTDWLVEHLGGRGQSLDRIGNINVRGMRAHLRQLDQRSLRRLALTGTGTVHGSLLTDLSGWVPAPGMARADSWGDLHDRAMARRRALAERDRARRDERYRNAADAAFAVTDDTLHRQLEGVTPGGFRIELARDGATLDAWADSMHHCIDSYAYRNWAGQSLLGAIRQPGGTMLGNFEVTVASRSKGHRLDLTQMLGRFNAVLPAQVRAEVETHLTGRGVHVARYFGDDAQAQAA; the protein is encoded by the coding sequence ATGAGCGACCTCGAGCACCCCGTCCTCGCCGCACTCGCGCGCGCGTCCCTGTACGACGCCGCGGCTACGGTCGAAGTGCACCCGGACGCTCCGGTGCTGGCCCCCTCCGGCGGGCTGGTGCTCGCCTCGGTGCTCGCCGACACCCGTGGGCTAGCCCGCCGCGGCGGCCGGCTCGAGCGCGGGCACCGGGTCGAGGTCGTCCGGGAGCGGGTCGAGCTGTTCCAGCCGGACCCGAACGCCGCCATCTACCGGTTCCGGCGCGGGGAGATGCTCGCCGGTACCGCCGCGAGCGGCAAGGGCTTCTCGCGCTGGGCCACCCGGGAGTGGGTGCGGCTGCGGGTGATGGCCGACGGCCGCTGGCTCACCACCGCCATGGCCTCCAGCGGGGCGAGCGCCTACTTCAACCGGTACGTCTACTCGACCGCCCCCGGCGAGACCTCTTTCCCGCAGGCCGTGCGGGCCTTCGCGCACGTCGCGCCGGCGCCGCGCACCTACGAGGACTGCTTCCCGCTGCTGGACGCCGGCGGAGCCCGTCAGCTGTGGCAGACCGCGCCGCTGCCGGCGGCGATGATGAACGCGTTCGCGGGCGCCGGACCCGAGGACACCCCCGCCCTGACCCGGGCCCTGTTCGGCGCCCGGCGCTACCGCAAGGACCTCGCGCGCGCCGTCGCCGGCACGATCCATCCCGGAAGGCTCCCCGACCCCCGGCTGCTGACCGGGTGCCTGCTGGCCCCGTACGTGCCGACCGACTGGCTCGTGGAGCACCTCGGTGGCCGCGGCCAGAGCCTCGACCGGATCGGGAACATCAACGTGCGCGGGATGCGCGCGCACCTGCGCCAGCTCGACCAGCGGTCCCTGCGCCGGCTCGCGCTGACCGGGACCGGCACGGTTCACGGGTCCCTGCTGACCGACCTCAGCGGCTGGGTCCCAGCACCCGGCATGGCCCGGGCGGACTCCTGGGGCGACCTGCACGACAGGGCGATGGCCCGTCGCCGCGCCCTGGCCGAGCGAGACCGCGCCCGGCGCGACGAGCGTTACCGCAACGCCGCCGACGCCGCGTTCGCCGTCACCGACGACACCCTGCACCGGCAGCTGGAGGGCGTCACGCCCGGCGGATTCCGCATCGAGCTCGCCCGCGACGGCGCCACCCTGGACGCCTGGGCCGACTCGATGCACCACTGCATCGACTCCTACGCCTACCGCAACTGGGCCGGGCAGAGCCTGCTCGGGGCGATCCGGCAGCCCGGGGGCACGATGCTCGGCAACTTCGAGGTCACCGTCGCCAGCCGCTCGAAGGGGCACCGGCTGGACCTGACCCAGATGCTGGGCCGGTTCAACGCGGTGCTGCCGGCGCAGGTCCGGGCCGAGGTCGAGACCCACCTCACTGGCCGTGGCGTGCACGTGGCCCGCTACTTCGGCGACGACGCTCAGGCGCAGGCCGCCTGA